A portion of the Scylla paramamosain isolate STU-SP2022 chromosome 2, ASM3559412v1, whole genome shotgun sequence genome contains these proteins:
- the LOC135111488 gene encoding uncharacterized protein LOC135111488 isoform X5 → MQSEEWNPNHFAKYYFQVFLEDEEENSLFMDSWIYLDQEADEELSCAKEYQSPHQDVTDITKKLGDGCKLSQAESCPCNSSAEDNQRNFPVTVPHFQNIHKTSIEHTPKEDSASETTCTDVSEVCSSEPPPKALYNRTDVSEHAMVVYGVEGENSVKTSDSSVVETPGTVSESFLSVIADDIGFNETHTQSSDVCSSGENIAKTSDNFVTRSTDIVSKSVSSEVVDADIDSDETNTYSSDLCISKDKNTAETLASGVDKSSDIIYKSLLSVTANDIIDCNETSTHPSHMYSKVKSKLPDIHSSKSFLHEVMNSARDSSETYMYSTDMCSVKEENIKETPHTHVSKTSSSETVKFDMDPFIKSESNCPSKREIKPISSKIQKKNSFEDMEVTIIDDDDDEPQIITSDDEAPIVISDDKDSDSSDIEIIYVGAHQLLSACTAIKDEKPPLDKKIKHEHQKKNYTNVIPANYSSDLMICKEITVSQLTTHRPQKAVEHPKTSSSYCSDVIQERKNYSSNPEIINLEPSKLGRKRKRREHKSPRISLTNVDSVFIPNEKNLVRLEQKYVHNDRSDSFINMQLRNY, encoded by the coding sequence AGTGAAGAATGGAACCCCAACCATTTTGCCAAGtattattttcaagtttttcttgaggatgaagaagaaaattcaTTGTTTATGGACAGCTGGATTTATCTTGACCAAGAAGCAGATGAGGAACTGTCTTGTGCCAAAGAATACCAGTCTCCTCATCAAGATGTAACAgacatcacaaaaaaattaGGAGATGGGTGTAAGTTAAGTCAAGCTGAATCATGCCCATGCAACTCATCAGCAGAAGACAATCAGCGTAATTTCCCTGTGACAGTACCTCATTTTCAAAATATCCATAAAACTTCAATAGAACATACACCAAAAGAAGACAGTGCTAGTGAAACAACTTGCACAGATGTTTCAGAAGTGTGTTCATCAGAGCCACCTCCTAAGGCTTTATACAATAGAACAGATGTCAGTGAACATGCTATGGTTGTGTATGGTGTAGAAGGTGAAAATAGTGTCAAAACATCAGACAGTAGTGTTGTTGAAACACCAGGCACAGTTTCTGAATCATTTTTATCTGTGATAGCTGATGATATAGGTTTTAATGAAACCCATACACAGTCATCAGATGTGTGTAGTTCAGGTGAAAATATTGCTAAAACATCTGACAATTTTGTTACTAGATCAACTGACATTGTCTCCAAATCAGTGTCATCTGAGGTAGTTGATGCTGATATAGATAGTGATGAAACCAATACATATTCTTCAGATCTCTGCATTtcaaaagataaaaatactGCTGAAACACTTGCTAGTGGTGTTGATAAATCATCAGACATTATTTATAAATCATTGTTATCTGTGACAGCTAATGATATCATAGACTGTAATGAAACCAGTACACATCCATCACATATGTATTCAAAAGTGAAAAGTAAATTACCTGACATCCATTCTTCCAAATCATTCCTGCATGAGGTAATGAATTCTGCTAGAGACTCCAGTGAAACTTACATGTATTCTACAGATATGTGCAGTGTAAAAGAGGAGAATATTAAGGAAACTCCTCACACTCATGTCTCTAAGACTTCTTCATCTGAAACAGTTAAATTTGACATGGACCCATTCATTAAATCAGAAAGTAATTGTCCTTccaaaagagaaataaaaccaATCTCTTCTAAGATTCAAAAGAAGAACTCTTTTGAAGATATGGAAGTAACaattattgatgatgatgatgatgagccaCAAATAATTACTTCTGATGATGAGGCACCAATAGTTATTTCTGATGACAAGGATTCTGATTCCAGTGATATTGAAATAATATATGTTGGAGCACATCAGTTATTAAGTGCTTGTACTGCCATCAAAGATGAGAAGCCTCCTTTAGACAAGAAAATCAAACAtgaacatcaaaaaaaaaattatactaaTGTTATTCCAGCAAATTATAGTAGTGATTTAATGATATGTAAGGAAATCACAGTGTCACAACTCACAACCCACAGACCACAAAAAGCAGTGGAACATCCAAAGACTTCAAGCAGTTATTGCTCAGATGTAatccaagaaagaaaaaattactcTTCTAATCCAGAAATTATAAATCTAGAACCATCAAaactaggaagaaaaagaaaaagaagagaacacaaATCTCCTAGGATTTCTCTCACTAATGTAGACAGTGTTTTCATtcctaatgaaaaaaatttagtTAGACTTGAACAAAAATATGTACATAATGACAGAAGTGACTCATTTATTAACATGCAACTCAGAAACTAttag
- the LOC135111488 gene encoding uncharacterized protein LOC135111488 isoform X1, with the protein MTPPRATHCKILHPNSLSGRGPLATWTSWWSCMQLGSGHHVMVDVIRGSHDGSLIVIVRKMESEEWNPNHFAKYYFQVFLEDEEENSLFMDSWIYLDQEADEELSCAKEYQSPHQDVTDITKKLGDGCKLSQAESCPCNSSAEDNQRNFPVTVPHFQNIHKTSIEHTPKEDSASETTCTDVSEVCSSEPPPKALYNRTDVSEHAMVVYGVEGENSVKTSDSSVVETPGTVSESFLSVIADDIGFNETHTQSSDVCSSGENIAKTSDNFVTRSTDIVSKSVSSEVVDADIDSDETNTYSSDLCISKDKNTAETLASGVDKSSDIIYKSLLSVTANDIIDCNETSTHPSHMYSKVKSKLPDIHSSKSFLHEVMNSARDSSETYMYSTDMCSVKEENIKETPHTHVSKTSSSETVKFDMDPFIKSESNCPSKREIKPISSKIQKKNSFEDMEVTIIDDDDDEPQIITSDDEAPIVISDDKDSDSSDIEIIYVGAHQLLSACTAIKDEKPPLDKKIKHEHQKKNYTNVIPANYSSDLMICKEITVSQLTTHRPQKAVEHPKTSSSYCSDVIQERKNYSSNPEIINLEPSKLGRKRKRREHKSPRISLTNVDSVFIPNEKNLVRLEQKYVHNDRSDSFINMQLRNY; encoded by the coding sequence AGTGAAGAATGGAACCCCAACCATTTTGCCAAGtattattttcaagtttttcttgaggatgaagaagaaaattcaTTGTTTATGGACAGCTGGATTTATCTTGACCAAGAAGCAGATGAGGAACTGTCTTGTGCCAAAGAATACCAGTCTCCTCATCAAGATGTAACAgacatcacaaaaaaattaGGAGATGGGTGTAAGTTAAGTCAAGCTGAATCATGCCCATGCAACTCATCAGCAGAAGACAATCAGCGTAATTTCCCTGTGACAGTACCTCATTTTCAAAATATCCATAAAACTTCAATAGAACATACACCAAAAGAAGACAGTGCTAGTGAAACAACTTGCACAGATGTTTCAGAAGTGTGTTCATCAGAGCCACCTCCTAAGGCTTTATACAATAGAACAGATGTCAGTGAACATGCTATGGTTGTGTATGGTGTAGAAGGTGAAAATAGTGTCAAAACATCAGACAGTAGTGTTGTTGAAACACCAGGCACAGTTTCTGAATCATTTTTATCTGTGATAGCTGATGATATAGGTTTTAATGAAACCCATACACAGTCATCAGATGTGTGTAGTTCAGGTGAAAATATTGCTAAAACATCTGACAATTTTGTTACTAGATCAACTGACATTGTCTCCAAATCAGTGTCATCTGAGGTAGTTGATGCTGATATAGATAGTGATGAAACCAATACATATTCTTCAGATCTCTGCATTtcaaaagataaaaatactGCTGAAACACTTGCTAGTGGTGTTGATAAATCATCAGACATTATTTATAAATCATTGTTATCTGTGACAGCTAATGATATCATAGACTGTAATGAAACCAGTACACATCCATCACATATGTATTCAAAAGTGAAAAGTAAATTACCTGACATCCATTCTTCCAAATCATTCCTGCATGAGGTAATGAATTCTGCTAGAGACTCCAGTGAAACTTACATGTATTCTACAGATATGTGCAGTGTAAAAGAGGAGAATATTAAGGAAACTCCTCACACTCATGTCTCTAAGACTTCTTCATCTGAAACAGTTAAATTTGACATGGACCCATTCATTAAATCAGAAAGTAATTGTCCTTccaaaagagaaataaaaccaATCTCTTCTAAGATTCAAAAGAAGAACTCTTTTGAAGATATGGAAGTAACaattattgatgatgatgatgatgagccaCAAATAATTACTTCTGATGATGAGGCACCAATAGTTATTTCTGATGACAAGGATTCTGATTCCAGTGATATTGAAATAATATATGTTGGAGCACATCAGTTATTAAGTGCTTGTACTGCCATCAAAGATGAGAAGCCTCCTTTAGACAAGAAAATCAAACAtgaacatcaaaaaaaaaattatactaaTGTTATTCCAGCAAATTATAGTAGTGATTTAATGATATGTAAGGAAATCACAGTGTCACAACTCACAACCCACAGACCACAAAAAGCAGTGGAACATCCAAAGACTTCAAGCAGTTATTGCTCAGATGTAatccaagaaagaaaaaattactcTTCTAATCCAGAAATTATAAATCTAGAACCATCAAaactaggaagaaaaagaaaaagaagagaacacaaATCTCCTAGGATTTCTCTCACTAATGTAGACAGTGTTTTCATtcctaatgaaaaaaatttagtTAGACTTGAACAAAAATATGTACATAATGACAGAAGTGACTCATTTATTAACATGCAACTCAGAAACTAttag
- the LOC135111488 gene encoding uncharacterized protein LOC135111488 isoform X2, whose translation MQVSCMQLGSGHHVMVDVIRGSHDGSLIVIVRKMESEEWNPNHFAKYYFQVFLEDEEENSLFMDSWIYLDQEADEELSCAKEYQSPHQDVTDITKKLGDGCKLSQAESCPCNSSAEDNQRNFPVTVPHFQNIHKTSIEHTPKEDSASETTCTDVSEVCSSEPPPKALYNRTDVSEHAMVVYGVEGENSVKTSDSSVVETPGTVSESFLSVIADDIGFNETHTQSSDVCSSGENIAKTSDNFVTRSTDIVSKSVSSEVVDADIDSDETNTYSSDLCISKDKNTAETLASGVDKSSDIIYKSLLSVTANDIIDCNETSTHPSHMYSKVKSKLPDIHSSKSFLHEVMNSARDSSETYMYSTDMCSVKEENIKETPHTHVSKTSSSETVKFDMDPFIKSESNCPSKREIKPISSKIQKKNSFEDMEVTIIDDDDDEPQIITSDDEAPIVISDDKDSDSSDIEIIYVGAHQLLSACTAIKDEKPPLDKKIKHEHQKKNYTNVIPANYSSDLMICKEITVSQLTTHRPQKAVEHPKTSSSYCSDVIQERKNYSSNPEIINLEPSKLGRKRKRREHKSPRISLTNVDSVFIPNEKNLVRLEQKYVHNDRSDSFINMQLRNY comes from the coding sequence AGTGAAGAATGGAACCCCAACCATTTTGCCAAGtattattttcaagtttttcttgaggatgaagaagaaaattcaTTGTTTATGGACAGCTGGATTTATCTTGACCAAGAAGCAGATGAGGAACTGTCTTGTGCCAAAGAATACCAGTCTCCTCATCAAGATGTAACAgacatcacaaaaaaattaGGAGATGGGTGTAAGTTAAGTCAAGCTGAATCATGCCCATGCAACTCATCAGCAGAAGACAATCAGCGTAATTTCCCTGTGACAGTACCTCATTTTCAAAATATCCATAAAACTTCAATAGAACATACACCAAAAGAAGACAGTGCTAGTGAAACAACTTGCACAGATGTTTCAGAAGTGTGTTCATCAGAGCCACCTCCTAAGGCTTTATACAATAGAACAGATGTCAGTGAACATGCTATGGTTGTGTATGGTGTAGAAGGTGAAAATAGTGTCAAAACATCAGACAGTAGTGTTGTTGAAACACCAGGCACAGTTTCTGAATCATTTTTATCTGTGATAGCTGATGATATAGGTTTTAATGAAACCCATACACAGTCATCAGATGTGTGTAGTTCAGGTGAAAATATTGCTAAAACATCTGACAATTTTGTTACTAGATCAACTGACATTGTCTCCAAATCAGTGTCATCTGAGGTAGTTGATGCTGATATAGATAGTGATGAAACCAATACATATTCTTCAGATCTCTGCATTtcaaaagataaaaatactGCTGAAACACTTGCTAGTGGTGTTGATAAATCATCAGACATTATTTATAAATCATTGTTATCTGTGACAGCTAATGATATCATAGACTGTAATGAAACCAGTACACATCCATCACATATGTATTCAAAAGTGAAAAGTAAATTACCTGACATCCATTCTTCCAAATCATTCCTGCATGAGGTAATGAATTCTGCTAGAGACTCCAGTGAAACTTACATGTATTCTACAGATATGTGCAGTGTAAAAGAGGAGAATATTAAGGAAACTCCTCACACTCATGTCTCTAAGACTTCTTCATCTGAAACAGTTAAATTTGACATGGACCCATTCATTAAATCAGAAAGTAATTGTCCTTccaaaagagaaataaaaccaATCTCTTCTAAGATTCAAAAGAAGAACTCTTTTGAAGATATGGAAGTAACaattattgatgatgatgatgatgagccaCAAATAATTACTTCTGATGATGAGGCACCAATAGTTATTTCTGATGACAAGGATTCTGATTCCAGTGATATTGAAATAATATATGTTGGAGCACATCAGTTATTAAGTGCTTGTACTGCCATCAAAGATGAGAAGCCTCCTTTAGACAAGAAAATCAAACAtgaacatcaaaaaaaaaattatactaaTGTTATTCCAGCAAATTATAGTAGTGATTTAATGATATGTAAGGAAATCACAGTGTCACAACTCACAACCCACAGACCACAAAAAGCAGTGGAACATCCAAAGACTTCAAGCAGTTATTGCTCAGATGTAatccaagaaagaaaaaattactcTTCTAATCCAGAAATTATAAATCTAGAACCATCAAaactaggaagaaaaagaaaaagaagagaacacaaATCTCCTAGGATTTCTCTCACTAATGTAGACAGTGTTTTCATtcctaatgaaaaaaatttagtTAGACTTGAACAAAAATATGTACATAATGACAGAAGTGACTCATTTATTAACATGCAACTCAGAAACTAttag
- the LOC135111488 gene encoding uncharacterized protein LOC135111488 isoform X4, translated as MDILVESEEWNPNHFAKYYFQVFLEDEEENSLFMDSWIYLDQEADEELSCAKEYQSPHQDVTDITKKLGDGCKLSQAESCPCNSSAEDNQRNFPVTVPHFQNIHKTSIEHTPKEDSASETTCTDVSEVCSSEPPPKALYNRTDVSEHAMVVYGVEGENSVKTSDSSVVETPGTVSESFLSVIADDIGFNETHTQSSDVCSSGENIAKTSDNFVTRSTDIVSKSVSSEVVDADIDSDETNTYSSDLCISKDKNTAETLASGVDKSSDIIYKSLLSVTANDIIDCNETSTHPSHMYSKVKSKLPDIHSSKSFLHEVMNSARDSSETYMYSTDMCSVKEENIKETPHTHVSKTSSSETVKFDMDPFIKSESNCPSKREIKPISSKIQKKNSFEDMEVTIIDDDDDEPQIITSDDEAPIVISDDKDSDSSDIEIIYVGAHQLLSACTAIKDEKPPLDKKIKHEHQKKNYTNVIPANYSSDLMICKEITVSQLTTHRPQKAVEHPKTSSSYCSDVIQERKNYSSNPEIINLEPSKLGRKRKRREHKSPRISLTNVDSVFIPNEKNLVRLEQKYVHNDRSDSFINMQLRNY; from the coding sequence AGTGAAGAATGGAACCCCAACCATTTTGCCAAGtattattttcaagtttttcttgaggatgaagaagaaaattcaTTGTTTATGGACAGCTGGATTTATCTTGACCAAGAAGCAGATGAGGAACTGTCTTGTGCCAAAGAATACCAGTCTCCTCATCAAGATGTAACAgacatcacaaaaaaattaGGAGATGGGTGTAAGTTAAGTCAAGCTGAATCATGCCCATGCAACTCATCAGCAGAAGACAATCAGCGTAATTTCCCTGTGACAGTACCTCATTTTCAAAATATCCATAAAACTTCAATAGAACATACACCAAAAGAAGACAGTGCTAGTGAAACAACTTGCACAGATGTTTCAGAAGTGTGTTCATCAGAGCCACCTCCTAAGGCTTTATACAATAGAACAGATGTCAGTGAACATGCTATGGTTGTGTATGGTGTAGAAGGTGAAAATAGTGTCAAAACATCAGACAGTAGTGTTGTTGAAACACCAGGCACAGTTTCTGAATCATTTTTATCTGTGATAGCTGATGATATAGGTTTTAATGAAACCCATACACAGTCATCAGATGTGTGTAGTTCAGGTGAAAATATTGCTAAAACATCTGACAATTTTGTTACTAGATCAACTGACATTGTCTCCAAATCAGTGTCATCTGAGGTAGTTGATGCTGATATAGATAGTGATGAAACCAATACATATTCTTCAGATCTCTGCATTtcaaaagataaaaatactGCTGAAACACTTGCTAGTGGTGTTGATAAATCATCAGACATTATTTATAAATCATTGTTATCTGTGACAGCTAATGATATCATAGACTGTAATGAAACCAGTACACATCCATCACATATGTATTCAAAAGTGAAAAGTAAATTACCTGACATCCATTCTTCCAAATCATTCCTGCATGAGGTAATGAATTCTGCTAGAGACTCCAGTGAAACTTACATGTATTCTACAGATATGTGCAGTGTAAAAGAGGAGAATATTAAGGAAACTCCTCACACTCATGTCTCTAAGACTTCTTCATCTGAAACAGTTAAATTTGACATGGACCCATTCATTAAATCAGAAAGTAATTGTCCTTccaaaagagaaataaaaccaATCTCTTCTAAGATTCAAAAGAAGAACTCTTTTGAAGATATGGAAGTAACaattattgatgatgatgatgatgagccaCAAATAATTACTTCTGATGATGAGGCACCAATAGTTATTTCTGATGACAAGGATTCTGATTCCAGTGATATTGAAATAATATATGTTGGAGCACATCAGTTATTAAGTGCTTGTACTGCCATCAAAGATGAGAAGCCTCCTTTAGACAAGAAAATCAAACAtgaacatcaaaaaaaaaattatactaaTGTTATTCCAGCAAATTATAGTAGTGATTTAATGATATGTAAGGAAATCACAGTGTCACAACTCACAACCCACAGACCACAAAAAGCAGTGGAACATCCAAAGACTTCAAGCAGTTATTGCTCAGATGTAatccaagaaagaaaaaattactcTTCTAATCCAGAAATTATAAATCTAGAACCATCAAaactaggaagaaaaagaaaaagaagagaacacaaATCTCCTAGGATTTCTCTCACTAATGTAGACAGTGTTTTCATtcctaatgaaaaaaatttagtTAGACTTGAACAAAAATATGTACATAATGACAGAAGTGACTCATTTATTAACATGCAACTCAGAAACTAttag
- the LOC135111488 gene encoding uncharacterized protein LOC135111488 isoform X3, producing the protein MQLGSGHHVMVDVIRGSHDGSLIVIVRKMESEEWNPNHFAKYYFQVFLEDEEENSLFMDSWIYLDQEADEELSCAKEYQSPHQDVTDITKKLGDGCKLSQAESCPCNSSAEDNQRNFPVTVPHFQNIHKTSIEHTPKEDSASETTCTDVSEVCSSEPPPKALYNRTDVSEHAMVVYGVEGENSVKTSDSSVVETPGTVSESFLSVIADDIGFNETHTQSSDVCSSGENIAKTSDNFVTRSTDIVSKSVSSEVVDADIDSDETNTYSSDLCISKDKNTAETLASGVDKSSDIIYKSLLSVTANDIIDCNETSTHPSHMYSKVKSKLPDIHSSKSFLHEVMNSARDSSETYMYSTDMCSVKEENIKETPHTHVSKTSSSETVKFDMDPFIKSESNCPSKREIKPISSKIQKKNSFEDMEVTIIDDDDDEPQIITSDDEAPIVISDDKDSDSSDIEIIYVGAHQLLSACTAIKDEKPPLDKKIKHEHQKKNYTNVIPANYSSDLMICKEITVSQLTTHRPQKAVEHPKTSSSYCSDVIQERKNYSSNPEIINLEPSKLGRKRKRREHKSPRISLTNVDSVFIPNEKNLVRLEQKYVHNDRSDSFINMQLRNY; encoded by the coding sequence AGTGAAGAATGGAACCCCAACCATTTTGCCAAGtattattttcaagtttttcttgaggatgaagaagaaaattcaTTGTTTATGGACAGCTGGATTTATCTTGACCAAGAAGCAGATGAGGAACTGTCTTGTGCCAAAGAATACCAGTCTCCTCATCAAGATGTAACAgacatcacaaaaaaattaGGAGATGGGTGTAAGTTAAGTCAAGCTGAATCATGCCCATGCAACTCATCAGCAGAAGACAATCAGCGTAATTTCCCTGTGACAGTACCTCATTTTCAAAATATCCATAAAACTTCAATAGAACATACACCAAAAGAAGACAGTGCTAGTGAAACAACTTGCACAGATGTTTCAGAAGTGTGTTCATCAGAGCCACCTCCTAAGGCTTTATACAATAGAACAGATGTCAGTGAACATGCTATGGTTGTGTATGGTGTAGAAGGTGAAAATAGTGTCAAAACATCAGACAGTAGTGTTGTTGAAACACCAGGCACAGTTTCTGAATCATTTTTATCTGTGATAGCTGATGATATAGGTTTTAATGAAACCCATACACAGTCATCAGATGTGTGTAGTTCAGGTGAAAATATTGCTAAAACATCTGACAATTTTGTTACTAGATCAACTGACATTGTCTCCAAATCAGTGTCATCTGAGGTAGTTGATGCTGATATAGATAGTGATGAAACCAATACATATTCTTCAGATCTCTGCATTtcaaaagataaaaatactGCTGAAACACTTGCTAGTGGTGTTGATAAATCATCAGACATTATTTATAAATCATTGTTATCTGTGACAGCTAATGATATCATAGACTGTAATGAAACCAGTACACATCCATCACATATGTATTCAAAAGTGAAAAGTAAATTACCTGACATCCATTCTTCCAAATCATTCCTGCATGAGGTAATGAATTCTGCTAGAGACTCCAGTGAAACTTACATGTATTCTACAGATATGTGCAGTGTAAAAGAGGAGAATATTAAGGAAACTCCTCACACTCATGTCTCTAAGACTTCTTCATCTGAAACAGTTAAATTTGACATGGACCCATTCATTAAATCAGAAAGTAATTGTCCTTccaaaagagaaataaaaccaATCTCTTCTAAGATTCAAAAGAAGAACTCTTTTGAAGATATGGAAGTAACaattattgatgatgatgatgatgagccaCAAATAATTACTTCTGATGATGAGGCACCAATAGTTATTTCTGATGACAAGGATTCTGATTCCAGTGATATTGAAATAATATATGTTGGAGCACATCAGTTATTAAGTGCTTGTACTGCCATCAAAGATGAGAAGCCTCCTTTAGACAAGAAAATCAAACAtgaacatcaaaaaaaaaattatactaaTGTTATTCCAGCAAATTATAGTAGTGATTTAATGATATGTAAGGAAATCACAGTGTCACAACTCACAACCCACAGACCACAAAAAGCAGTGGAACATCCAAAGACTTCAAGCAGTTATTGCTCAGATGTAatccaagaaagaaaaaattactcTTCTAATCCAGAAATTATAAATCTAGAACCATCAAaactaggaagaaaaagaaaaagaagagaacacaaATCTCCTAGGATTTCTCTCACTAATGTAGACAGTGTTTTCATtcctaatgaaaaaaatttagtTAGACTTGAACAAAAATATGTACATAATGACAGAAGTGACTCATTTATTAACATGCAACTCAGAAACTAttag
- the LOC135111488 gene encoding uncharacterized protein LOC135111488 isoform X6: protein MDSWIYLDQEADEELSCAKEYQSPHQDVTDITKKLGDGCKLSQAESCPCNSSAEDNQRNFPVTVPHFQNIHKTSIEHTPKEDSASETTCTDVSEVCSSEPPPKALYNRTDVSEHAMVVYGVEGENSVKTSDSSVVETPGTVSESFLSVIADDIGFNETHTQSSDVCSSGENIAKTSDNFVTRSTDIVSKSVSSEVVDADIDSDETNTYSSDLCISKDKNTAETLASGVDKSSDIIYKSLLSVTANDIIDCNETSTHPSHMYSKVKSKLPDIHSSKSFLHEVMNSARDSSETYMYSTDMCSVKEENIKETPHTHVSKTSSSETVKFDMDPFIKSESNCPSKREIKPISSKIQKKNSFEDMEVTIIDDDDDEPQIITSDDEAPIVISDDKDSDSSDIEIIYVGAHQLLSACTAIKDEKPPLDKKIKHEHQKKNYTNVIPANYSSDLMICKEITVSQLTTHRPQKAVEHPKTSSSYCSDVIQERKNYSSNPEIINLEPSKLGRKRKRREHKSPRISLTNVDSVFIPNEKNLVRLEQKYVHNDRSDSFINMQLRNY, encoded by the coding sequence ATGGACAGCTGGATTTATCTTGACCAAGAAGCAGATGAGGAACTGTCTTGTGCCAAAGAATACCAGTCTCCTCATCAAGATGTAACAgacatcacaaaaaaattaGGAGATGGGTGTAAGTTAAGTCAAGCTGAATCATGCCCATGCAACTCATCAGCAGAAGACAATCAGCGTAATTTCCCTGTGACAGTACCTCATTTTCAAAATATCCATAAAACTTCAATAGAACATACACCAAAAGAAGACAGTGCTAGTGAAACAACTTGCACAGATGTTTCAGAAGTGTGTTCATCAGAGCCACCTCCTAAGGCTTTATACAATAGAACAGATGTCAGTGAACATGCTATGGTTGTGTATGGTGTAGAAGGTGAAAATAGTGTCAAAACATCAGACAGTAGTGTTGTTGAAACACCAGGCACAGTTTCTGAATCATTTTTATCTGTGATAGCTGATGATATAGGTTTTAATGAAACCCATACACAGTCATCAGATGTGTGTAGTTCAGGTGAAAATATTGCTAAAACATCTGACAATTTTGTTACTAGATCAACTGACATTGTCTCCAAATCAGTGTCATCTGAGGTAGTTGATGCTGATATAGATAGTGATGAAACCAATACATATTCTTCAGATCTCTGCATTtcaaaagataaaaatactGCTGAAACACTTGCTAGTGGTGTTGATAAATCATCAGACATTATTTATAAATCATTGTTATCTGTGACAGCTAATGATATCATAGACTGTAATGAAACCAGTACACATCCATCACATATGTATTCAAAAGTGAAAAGTAAATTACCTGACATCCATTCTTCCAAATCATTCCTGCATGAGGTAATGAATTCTGCTAGAGACTCCAGTGAAACTTACATGTATTCTACAGATATGTGCAGTGTAAAAGAGGAGAATATTAAGGAAACTCCTCACACTCATGTCTCTAAGACTTCTTCATCTGAAACAGTTAAATTTGACATGGACCCATTCATTAAATCAGAAAGTAATTGTCCTTccaaaagagaaataaaaccaATCTCTTCTAAGATTCAAAAGAAGAACTCTTTTGAAGATATGGAAGTAACaattattgatgatgatgatgatgagccaCAAATAATTACTTCTGATGATGAGGCACCAATAGTTATTTCTGATGACAAGGATTCTGATTCCAGTGATATTGAAATAATATATGTTGGAGCACATCAGTTATTAAGTGCTTGTACTGCCATCAAAGATGAGAAGCCTCCTTTAGACAAGAAAATCAAACAtgaacatcaaaaaaaaaattatactaaTGTTATTCCAGCAAATTATAGTAGTGATTTAATGATATGTAAGGAAATCACAGTGTCACAACTCACAACCCACAGACCACAAAAAGCAGTGGAACATCCAAAGACTTCAAGCAGTTATTGCTCAGATGTAatccaagaaagaaaaaattactcTTCTAATCCAGAAATTATAAATCTAGAACCATCAAaactaggaagaaaaagaaaaagaagagaacacaaATCTCCTAGGATTTCTCTCACTAATGTAGACAGTGTTTTCATtcctaatgaaaaaaatttagtTAGACTTGAACAAAAATATGTACATAATGACAGAAGTGACTCATTTATTAACATGCAACTCAGAAACTAttag